A region of the Oncorhynchus clarkii lewisi isolate Uvic-CL-2024 chromosome 29, UVic_Ocla_1.0, whole genome shotgun sequence genome:
CAGTGATGGATATCAACATTACGCATTAGATTTTGTtcttattttcatatctgatcatgtTGCCTATAAAAATGTTGTGTGTGTAAGTAGTTCAGGGATGTTACTGGTGATGTCTGTGATTAGCTCAACCACCAGTCTGTTGTGAAAAAAAGTGATTATTTGCTGTGGGCTGATTTGGGTATATCTCTATACACAATTATTCCTACAAGAAAAACGAAATGATGCTTATACTTCCATAATGCTTTCTATTGCTGATAGACTTGTAAATGTAGGTGACTCAACACAAATAACTATTTCCCCATAAAATACTATGGCAAATGCCTAAGGGATTATACGAAGCTCCAAGTAAGCACACAAATCAACACAGAAGTACAGAAGATCTTGAAATAGGACATGGTTTATTCAACACTACAAAGCATGCTTGACATGGGCATGAGTGATCAGCTCTGACATCCTGCAAACCTGTTTATACAGCTTCGTTAAAAAAAAACTCctggtataataataatattaataataatacaattagtTTAATTAAACAACATTACTGTCAACTGTCAACATTACTGTCAACCTTTCAGTAGACCCATGTTTGACTGACTAATGCTACTGAAATGGTTGTAAGATTTGTCTTCTGCAGACATCAGTCCCAACTCTGCAGTCAACCGTTTCACATCATAAACGGATTATGTAATATGCTTATGTTTTGCAGTAGTgacattttattattttcttAAAGGCACTTTGGAAGTCTTTGTTGAAATATGCGTAAATGATGGGGTTCAGTAGAGAGTTGGAGTACCCGAGCCAGTTAATGACGTCCTCGAGCCACTTTGGCATTTGGCACGACTGGCAAAAGGGCATTACCAGGGCGACAATAAAGAAAGGCAACCAGCAAAAGATAAAAGTGCCCATAATTATACCCAGCGTCTTCACAGTCTTGCGCTCTCTGGCCATTGCCATCTTTCTCTTTGCCTCCATGTTCTTATCTTGTCTGCTCTCAAAGAGCGGCTCGGAATTGGGGTTGTTGGGGAGTGGCAGGTTGTTTTTTGAGTTGCTGTGAACCTCGATAACCTCCAACAAATCGCCGTGCTTGACCGCACCGTTTACGCATGGGGTTGGTTTGGGCTCCACGCTCCTCTTCCAGCTTTTACTCGGGTCCCCGTTGGTCCTCTTGTGGAAAAGAGCAGGGGACAGTGCCAAACAAGAATCAGACACTTTCTTTTTCTCTGTTTTACGCACAGTTCTCATGATTCTAAACCTGGCAGCTTTGAATATCCGTCCATATAAGACCAACATGAGTATCAACGGAATGTAGAACGCGCCGAATGTCGAGTAGATTGTGTACCAGGGGTCTCGACTTATCATGCACTGCTCGGGATTAGCTATGTCATCCGCTTTACTACTCGGCTGGGAACGCATGATCAACATGGGTGGAACAGAGATGGAAAACCCGACAAACCAGGTGACACTGATCAGAACCGCCGCTCTTCTGGGCGTCCTCTTCTTCATATACTCTATAGGTTCGGTAA
Encoded here:
- the LOC139388161 gene encoding 5-hydroxytryptamine receptor 1A-beta-like — encoded protein: MKLSSQIFTSFLLAVLILCAVFGNACVVAAIALERNLQNVGNYLIGSLAVTDLMVSVLVLPMAALYQVLNRWTLGQVPCDIFISLDVLCCTSSILHLCAIALDRYWAITEPIEYMKKRTPRRAAVLISVTWFVGFSISVPPMLIMRSQPSSKADDIANPEQCMISRDPWYTIYSTFGAFYIPLILMLVLYGRIFKAARFRIMRTVRKTEKKKVSDSCLALSPALFHKRTNGDPSKSWKRSVEPKPTPCVNGAVKHGDLLEVIEVHSNSKNNLPLPNNPNSEPLFESRQDKNMEAKRKMAMARERKTVKTLGIIMGTFIFCWLPFFIVALVMPFCQSCQMPKWLEDVINWLGYSNSLLNPIIYAYFNKDFQSAFKKIIKCHYCKT